Proteins co-encoded in one Streptomyces diastaticus subsp. diastaticus genomic window:
- a CDS encoding carbon-nitrogen hydrolase family protein: MPSLRTALLQSAPAPADALDRLDEAARAAAADGARLLVTSELYLTGYVPEAGFDALAEPAGGPSARAVAALAARHHLAVVHSYAERGADGRLYNAAALTGPDGRPLAHYRKTHLYGDHEHRWFTPGDEPVVQARLDGLTIGLLVCYDVEFPEAVRAHALAGTDLLCVPTALAEPFTVVPDTLVPARAVESQLYVAYANRTGTEGPYTFAGRSCLAAPDGTVPVRGGRDEALLLADADPALLGASRADSPYLRDRRPELYG, encoded by the coding sequence ATGCCGTCGTTGCGCACCGCCCTGCTCCAGAGTGCCCCGGCTCCCGCCGACGCCCTGGACCGCCTCGACGAAGCGGCCCGCGCGGCCGCCGCCGACGGGGCCCGGCTGCTGGTCACCTCCGAGCTGTACCTCACCGGCTACGTGCCCGAGGCCGGTTTCGACGCCCTCGCGGAGCCCGCCGGCGGCCCCTCGGCCCGCGCCGTCGCCGCCCTCGCCGCCCGCCACCACCTCGCCGTCGTCCACAGCTACGCCGAACGCGGCGCCGACGGCCGCCTCTACAACGCCGCCGCCCTCACCGGTCCCGACGGCCGCCCGCTCGCCCACTACCGCAAGACCCACCTGTACGGCGACCACGAACACCGCTGGTTCACCCCGGGCGACGAGCCCGTCGTCCAGGCCCGCCTCGACGGCCTCACCATCGGCCTGCTGGTCTGCTACGACGTCGAGTTCCCGGAGGCCGTCCGCGCCCACGCGCTGGCCGGCACCGACCTGCTCTGCGTCCCCACCGCCCTCGCCGAGCCCTTCACCGTCGTCCCCGACACCCTCGTGCCCGCCCGCGCGGTGGAGAGCCAGCTCTACGTCGCGTACGCCAACCGCACCGGTACCGAGGGCCCGTACACCTTCGCCGGGCGAAGCTGCCTCGCCGCCCCCGACGGCACCGTGCCGGTACGCGGCGGGCGGGACGAGGCGCTGCTGCTCGCCGACGCCGACCCCGCGCTGCTGGGCGCCTCCCGCGCCGACAGCCCGTACCTGCGCGACCGCCGGCCCGAACTCTACGGCTGA
- a CDS encoding flavin monoamine oxidase family protein, translating to MTSTVPPAGRPAAGLPPITMVGPDFPFPYDDYLGHAAGLGQVPATAHGTEVAVIGGGLSGIVTAYELMKMGLKPVVHEADQIGGRLRTVGFDGCDPGLRAEMGAMRFPPSSTSLQHYIDLVGLETRPFPNPLSPATPSTVVDLKGESHYARTLDDLPQVYRDVADAWQRCLDENAEFAGMNEALRTRDIPRVREIWARLVERLDDQTFYGFLCGSEAFRSFKHREIFGQVGFGTGGWDTDFPNSILEILRVVYTEADDHHRGIVGGSQQLPLRLWERAPGKLVHWAQGTSLASLHEGGAPRGAVTRLHRTAGGGVTVTEASGAIRTYPAVVFTGQSWLLLSKIACDESLFPMDHWTAMERTHYMESSKLFVPVDRPFWLDQDPATGRDRMSMTLTDRMTRGTYLLDDGPDRPAVICLSYTWCDDSLKWLPLSPTERMEVMLASLGEIYPDVDIRRHIIGSPVTVSWENEPWFMGAFKANLPGHYRYQRRLFTHFMQDRLPADRRGIFLAGDDISWTAGWAEGAVQTALNAVWGVMRHFGGATDPSNPGPGDRFDELAPVELPED from the coding sequence ATGACGTCCACGGTGCCCCCCGCAGGCCGCCCGGCCGCCGGACTGCCGCCGATCACCATGGTCGGCCCCGACTTCCCCTTCCCGTACGACGACTACCTCGGCCACGCCGCCGGGCTCGGGCAGGTCCCGGCCACCGCCCACGGCACCGAGGTCGCGGTGATCGGCGGCGGCCTCTCCGGCATCGTCACCGCGTACGAACTGATGAAGATGGGGCTCAAGCCCGTCGTCCACGAGGCCGACCAGATCGGCGGGCGGCTGCGGACCGTCGGGTTCGACGGCTGCGACCCGGGGCTGCGCGCCGAGATGGGCGCGATGCGCTTCCCGCCCTCCTCGACCTCGCTCCAGCACTACATCGACCTGGTCGGTCTGGAGACGCGGCCGTTCCCCAACCCGCTCTCCCCGGCGACGCCGTCCACCGTGGTCGACCTCAAGGGCGAGAGCCACTACGCCCGCACCCTGGACGACCTGCCGCAGGTCTACCGCGACGTGGCCGACGCCTGGCAGCGGTGCCTGGACGAGAACGCCGAGTTCGCCGGCATGAACGAGGCGCTGCGCACCCGCGACATCCCGCGCGTCCGGGAGATCTGGGCCCGGCTGGTCGAACGGCTCGACGACCAGACCTTCTACGGCTTCCTCTGCGGCTCCGAGGCGTTCCGCTCCTTCAAGCACCGGGAGATCTTCGGCCAGGTCGGTTTCGGCACCGGAGGCTGGGACACCGACTTCCCCAACTCCATCCTGGAGATCCTGCGGGTCGTCTACACCGAGGCCGACGACCACCACCGCGGCATCGTCGGCGGCAGCCAGCAGTTGCCGCTGCGGCTCTGGGAGCGCGCCCCGGGCAAGCTCGTCCACTGGGCGCAGGGCACCTCGCTGGCCTCGCTGCACGAGGGTGGCGCCCCGCGCGGCGCGGTCACCCGGCTGCACCGGACGGCGGGCGGCGGCGTCACCGTCACGGAGGCGTCCGGCGCGATCCGCACCTACCCGGCGGTGGTCTTCACCGGCCAGTCCTGGCTGCTGCTGTCCAAGATCGCCTGCGACGAGTCGCTCTTCCCCATGGACCACTGGACAGCCATGGAGCGCACCCACTACATGGAGTCGAGCAAGCTCTTCGTCCCCGTCGACCGGCCCTTCTGGCTCGACCAGGACCCGGCCACCGGCCGCGACAGGATGTCGATGACGCTGACCGACCGCATGACCCGCGGCACCTACCTGCTGGACGACGGACCGGACAGGCCCGCCGTCATCTGCCTCTCCTACACCTGGTGCGACGACAGCCTGAAGTGGCTGCCGCTCTCCCCGACGGAGCGCATGGAGGTCATGCTCGCCTCCCTCGGCGAGATCTACCCGGACGTCGACATCCGCCGCCACATCATCGGCAGTCCCGTCACCGTCTCCTGGGAGAACGAGCCCTGGTTCATGGGCGCCTTCAAGGCCAACCTGCCGGGCCACTACCGCTACCAGCGGCGGCTGTTCACCCACTTCATGCAGGACCGGCTGCCCGCCGACCGGCGCGGCATCTTCCTCGCCGGTGACGACATCTCCTGGACGGCGGGCTGGGCCGAGGGCGCCGTCCAGACCGCGCTGAACGCCGTCTGGGGCGTCATGCGGCACTTCGGTGGCGCCACCGACCCGTCCAACCCCGGTCCGGGCGACCGCTTCGACGAGCTCGCGCCGGTGGAACTCCCCGAGGACTGA
- a CDS encoding DUF5995 family protein gives MRRTGGTAAGVSTVDAAVARMRGVGAGCPPRDGVGVFNSVYLTVTEELARRIGAGRFPDVRAASTLVTLFAGRYLDAVAADAAGERVPACWRPLLTQRRHPGVRPMQFALAGVHAHVGHDLPLAVVDACRVLGCRPAALEDEFDAVGEVLRSLEEQVREELMPGPDLLELADPLTHLAGAWSLDRARDAAWATARTLWVVRGVEELGEEFVRRLDTSVGLVARMMLTPLRF, from the coding sequence ATGAGACGGACGGGTGGGACGGCGGCCGGCGTGAGCACCGTGGACGCGGCGGTGGCGCGGATGCGCGGGGTCGGTGCCGGCTGTCCGCCGCGGGACGGTGTCGGGGTGTTCAACTCGGTCTACCTGACGGTCACCGAGGAGCTGGCCCGGCGGATCGGCGCCGGCCGGTTCCCCGACGTACGCGCCGCCTCGACGCTCGTCACGCTCTTCGCCGGACGCTATCTGGACGCGGTGGCGGCGGACGCGGCCGGCGAGCGGGTACCGGCGTGCTGGCGGCCGCTGCTCACCCAGCGGCGGCATCCCGGCGTACGCCCGATGCAGTTCGCGCTGGCCGGTGTCCACGCGCACGTCGGGCACGACCTGCCGCTGGCGGTGGTGGACGCCTGCCGGGTGCTCGGCTGTCGTCCGGCGGCCCTGGAGGACGAGTTCGACGCGGTCGGCGAGGTGCTGCGGTCGCTGGAGGAGCAGGTCAGGGAGGAGCTGATGCCCGGGCCCGACCTGCTGGAACTGGCCGACCCGCTGACCCACCTGGCCGGGGCCTGGAGCCTGGACCGGGCCAGGGACGCCGCCTGGGCCACGGCCCGGACCCTGTGGGTGGTGCGCGGGGTGGAGGAACTGGGCGAGGAGTTCGTCCGCCGCCTGGACACCTCGGTGGGACTGGTGGCGCGCATGATGCTGACGCCGCTGCGGTTCTGA
- a CDS encoding LysR family transcriptional regulator, with product MQVLRAVVTSGSVTAAAERLGYTPSAVSQQVAALEAQAGTPLLERAGRGVRPTEAGTLLAEHAALIGGQVAVAEAALADLRAGRTGRLAVRYFATAGPGLLAPALARFRRDHPGIGVELRLSEPDDPLAEVAEGRAGLGLVVRPDAPAPPGVDLVHLLDDPYRVALAPGHPLAGRQVVELADLAKEPWVGSEPPGPCLHAVLHGCAAAGFTPEVAVECQDYTTAQGFVAAGLGVALIPRLGLAVPHPGVTIRPVRGPEPTRTIQAAVRSGAPRTPALTGLLTALRDAASPQGAAGDGLPGRPRGSARACR from the coding sequence ATGCAGGTGCTGCGGGCCGTGGTGACCAGCGGCTCGGTGACGGCGGCGGCCGAGCGGCTCGGCTACACCCCGTCGGCGGTGAGCCAGCAGGTGGCGGCCCTGGAGGCACAGGCGGGCACGCCCCTGCTGGAACGGGCCGGCCGGGGCGTGCGGCCGACCGAGGCCGGGACCCTGCTGGCCGAGCACGCCGCGCTGATCGGCGGTCAGGTCGCCGTCGCCGAGGCGGCCCTGGCCGATCTGCGGGCGGGCCGGACCGGACGGCTGGCGGTGCGGTACTTCGCGACCGCCGGACCAGGACTACTGGCGCCCGCGCTGGCCCGTTTCCGGCGAGATCACCCGGGGATCGGCGTGGAGTTGCGGCTCAGCGAGCCCGACGACCCGCTGGCGGAGGTGGCGGAGGGGCGGGCCGGCCTCGGACTCGTCGTCCGGCCGGACGCCCCCGCGCCGCCGGGCGTGGATCTGGTCCACCTGCTCGACGACCCCTACCGCGTGGCTCTCGCCCCCGGCCACCCGCTGGCCGGCCGGCAGGTTGTGGAACTGGCCGACCTCGCGAAGGAGCCCTGGGTCGGCAGCGAGCCGCCCGGCCCCTGCCTGCACGCGGTCCTGCACGGCTGTGCGGCGGCCGGGTTCACCCCCGAGGTGGCGGTCGAGTGCCAGGACTACACGACGGCCCAGGGCTTCGTGGCGGCCGGCCTCGGCGTCGCCCTCATCCCCCGGCTCGGCCTCGCCGTCCCCCACCCAGGAGTGACGATCCGCCCGGTGCGGGGGCCGGAACCGACCCGCACCATCCAGGCGGCCGTCCGCTCGGGTGCTCCCCGGACGCCGGCCCTGACGGGGCTGCTCACCGCGCTGCGCGACGCCGCCTCGCCCCAGGGTGCCGCCGGGGACGGTCTTCCGGGACGCCCCCGGGGCTCCGCACGCGCGTGCCGGTGA
- a CDS encoding DMT family transporter — MRDTSGGGVRATGRVVVLALLWGSTFLWIDLALDGFSPVQITFVRCALGAALLLVLARRAGVRLPRGRRMAGRLLVAALLCNTLPFALFSLGQQSVDSGVAGVLNATTPLWSLLVGLAAGDRRALGARPLAGLAAGFAGTVVIFAPWQSGALAGWGALALLGAGASYALAFAWMGRVLAGQGVPAIGLSAAQLSVATLLAALLLPWGGPPPTAPGPVPVLALVVLGLFATGVTFHLTFRTIVAEGPTQAAAVGYLLPVVSVLLGAVVLGERVGWRVVAGTAVVLGGVVLTRWGARSRVPAGKAGECPEPLPAR, encoded by the coding sequence ATGCGGGACACGAGCGGCGGCGGGGTGCGGGCGACGGGCCGGGTGGTGGTGCTCGCGCTGCTCTGGGGGTCGACCTTCCTCTGGATCGACCTCGCCCTGGACGGGTTCAGCCCCGTCCAGATCACCTTCGTCCGCTGCGCCCTCGGCGCCGCCCTGCTGCTCGTGCTGGCCCGGCGGGCCGGGGTGCGCCTGCCGCGCGGACGGAGGATGGCCGGGCGGCTGCTCGTCGCCGCCCTGCTCTGCAACACCCTGCCGTTCGCCCTGTTCAGCCTCGGTCAGCAGTCCGTGGACTCCGGTGTCGCGGGCGTCCTCAACGCCACCACCCCGCTCTGGTCCCTGCTGGTCGGCCTGGCGGCGGGGGACCGGCGCGCCCTCGGCGCCCGCCCTCTGGCCGGACTGGCCGCCGGGTTCGCCGGGACGGTGGTGATCTTCGCCCCGTGGCAGTCGGGCGCCCTCGCGGGATGGGGTGCCCTCGCCCTGCTCGGGGCGGGTGCGAGTTACGCCCTGGCCTTCGCCTGGATGGGGCGGGTGCTCGCCGGGCAGGGGGTGCCGGCCATCGGCCTGTCGGCGGCGCAGCTCTCGGTGGCCACGCTCCTCGCCGCACTGCTGCTGCCGTGGGGCGGGCCCCCGCCGACGGCGCCCGGCCCGGTGCCCGTCCTGGCACTGGTGGTGCTCGGGCTCTTCGCCACCGGGGTCACCTTCCACCTCACCTTCCGGACCATCGTCGCCGAGGGGCCGACCCAGGCGGCGGCTGTCGGCTACCTGCTCCCGGTGGTCTCGGTGCTGCTCGGCGCCGTGGTCCTCGGTGAGCGGGTCGGCTGGCGGGTGGTCGCCGGGACGGCCGTCGTGCTGGGCGGGGTGGTCCTCACCCGGTGGGGGGCCCGTTCGCGGGTCCCGGCCGGGAAGGCGGGGGAGTGCCCCGAGCCGCTGCCCGCCCGCTGA
- a CDS encoding uracil-xanthine permease family protein: MGLGVRWTLHGDGRTPAPGAVVRPDERLSWPRTAGLGAQHVVAMFGASFVAPVLMGLDPNLAIMMSGVATMIFLLSTRGRVPSYLGCSLSFVGVAAAIRASGGDSATVTGAVLVVAVVLFLAGLVVRRFGARVIHAAMPPVVTGAVVMLIGFNLAPVTATTYWPQDQWTALLVMLFTGLAVVCLRGFLSRIAIFLGLVFGYLLSWVLDLVLGRIHSPAGGAEAVDHWRLDLSGVAKADWIGLPSFHAPSFEWSAILVALPVVIALIAENAGHVKAVGEMTGDDLDDKLGTAIAADGAASVLSTAVGGPPNTTYSENIGVMAATRVYSTAAYWAAACFALLFGLCPKFGAVVAAIPGGVLGGITVILYGMIGLLGAQIWTNAKVDLRNPLNLVPAAAGIIIGVGGVSLKITDNFELGGIALGTLVVITGYHVLRAFAPAHLKGEAPLLDAGTSAYDEKDPLSGEDKKTDGG; encoded by the coding sequence ATGGGCCTCGGCGTGCGCTGGACCTTGCACGGCGACGGACGGACACCCGCCCCGGGGGCCGTGGTACGCCCCGACGAGCGGCTGAGCTGGCCCCGGACGGCGGGGCTCGGCGCCCAGCACGTCGTGGCCATGTTCGGCGCCTCGTTCGTGGCACCCGTCCTGATGGGGCTCGACCCCAACCTCGCGATCATGATGTCGGGTGTCGCCACCATGATCTTCCTGCTGTCCACGCGCGGGAGGGTGCCCAGCTATCTGGGCTGCTCCCTGTCGTTCGTCGGGGTGGCGGCGGCGATCCGGGCGAGCGGCGGCGACAGCGCCACCGTCACCGGTGCCGTGCTGGTCGTGGCGGTGGTCCTCTTCCTCGCCGGCCTGGTCGTCCGCAGATTCGGCGCCCGCGTCATCCACGCGGCGATGCCGCCGGTGGTGACCGGCGCCGTCGTCATGCTGATCGGTTTCAACCTCGCCCCGGTGACCGCGACCACCTACTGGCCGCAGGACCAGTGGACGGCGCTGCTGGTGATGCTCTTCACCGGCCTGGCCGTGGTCTGCCTGCGCGGCTTCCTCTCGCGTATCGCCATCTTCCTCGGTCTGGTCTTCGGCTACCTGCTCTCCTGGGTGCTCGACCTCGTCCTCGGCAGGATCCACAGCCCGGCCGGCGGAGCCGAGGCGGTCGACCACTGGCGACTGGACCTGTCGGGCGTCGCGAAGGCGGACTGGATCGGCCTGCCCTCCTTCCACGCGCCGAGCTTCGAATGGTCGGCGATCCTGGTGGCGCTCCCCGTGGTCATCGCGCTCATCGCGGAGAACGCCGGGCACGTCAAGGCGGTCGGCGAGATGACCGGCGACGACCTCGACGACAAGCTGGGCACCGCCATCGCGGCCGACGGCGCCGCCTCGGTGCTCTCCACCGCCGTCGGCGGCCCGCCCAACACCACGTACTCCGAGAACATCGGCGTCATGGCGGCCACCCGCGTCTACTCCACCGCCGCCTACTGGGCCGCCGCCTGCTTCGCCCTGCTGTTCGGCCTCTGCCCCAAGTTCGGCGCCGTCGTCGCCGCCATCCCCGGCGGCGTCCTCGGCGGCATCACCGTCATCCTGTACGGCATGATCGGCCTGCTCGGCGCGCAGATCTGGACCAACGCCAAGGTCGACCTGCGCAACCCGCTCAACCTGGTCCCGGCCGCCGCGGGCATCATCATCGGCGTCGGCGGAGTCAGCCTGAAGATCACCGACAACTTCGAACTGGGCGGCATCGCGCTCGGCACCCTGGTGGTCATCACCGGCTACCACGTCCTGCGGGCCTTCGCCCCCGCCCACCTGAAGGGGGAGGCCCCGCTCCTCGACGCCGGCACCTCGGCGTACGACGAGAAGGACCCGCTCTCCGGCGAGGACAAAAAGACGGACGGCGGGTGA
- a CDS encoding acyl-CoA thioesterase gives MTAAPLADAPTAAEASGVLVPVEVHFDDLDALGLLHNARYPLLVERAWGAHWAERGHAYAGDWHAAGDACNAVKEFRISYELPVTRSGGHAVHLWLERLGRTGLTYGFRLCSADGLTTHARGHRVLVRLDPDTMRPAPWTEEFRNAARPLLRG, from the coding sequence GTGACCGCCGCCCCGCTCGCCGACGCGCCGACCGCCGCCGAGGCTTCCGGCGTCCTCGTCCCCGTCGAGGTCCACTTCGACGACCTGGACGCCCTCGGCCTCCTCCACAACGCCCGCTACCCGCTCCTCGTCGAGCGGGCCTGGGGCGCGCACTGGGCCGAGCGCGGTCACGCCTACGCCGGGGACTGGCACGCCGCGGGCGACGCCTGCAACGCGGTCAAGGAGTTCCGCATCTCCTACGAACTCCCGGTCACCCGTTCCGGCGGCCACGCCGTGCACCTCTGGCTGGAGCGCCTAGGCCGGACCGGGCTGACCTACGGCTTCCGGCTCTGCTCCGCCGACGGCCTCACCACGCACGCGCGCGGCCACCGGGTCCTGGTCCGGCTGGACCCCGACACGATGCGTCCCGCGCCGTGGACCGAGGAGTTCAGGAACGCGGCGCGTCCGCTGCTGCGGGGCTGA
- a CDS encoding MFS transporter produces the protein MTADADTPVKDGGVRRARYAVAAVFCAHGAVTGSFATRVPWIQEHAQLSAGQLGLALAFPAVGAALAMPLAGSVSHRFGSRAALRALVAMWTLSLALPSLAPSLLTLCLALFVYGASAGMSDVTMNALGVEVENRIGRSVMSGLHGMWSVGALLGSAAGTLAAHLHVDARLHHAGAALVLTALAVAVCQGVPDVRSEPDETPPPRFALPPRSALLIGAVGFCAVFAEGAAMDWSGVYLRDVLGGSHGVAAASTTAFALTMAVARLSGDRVVDRFGPVGTVRVGGVLATAGGVLVVASTGTVAALAGFGLIGLGVAVVVPLAFAAAARSGPRPAQAIAGVATITYTSGLIAPSAIGGVADLSSLVVSFGLVTVLAFGLVVGAGVLRTGRGAPVAEGAVSPAAADAPRS, from the coding sequence ATGACAGCGGACGCGGACACACCGGTGAAGGACGGCGGTGTGCGGCGGGCCCGGTACGCCGTCGCCGCCGTCTTCTGCGCGCACGGCGCGGTGACGGGGAGCTTCGCGACCCGGGTGCCGTGGATCCAGGAACACGCCCAGCTCAGCGCGGGACAGCTGGGCCTGGCGCTCGCCTTCCCCGCCGTCGGCGCCGCGCTGGCGATGCCGCTGGCCGGGTCGGTGAGCCACCGGTTCGGCTCCCGGGCGGCGCTGCGCGCCCTGGTCGCCATGTGGACCCTCTCCCTGGCTCTGCCCTCACTCGCCCCGAGCCTTCTCACGCTCTGCCTGGCCCTCTTCGTCTACGGGGCCAGCGCCGGGATGTCGGACGTGACGATGAACGCGCTGGGCGTGGAGGTCGAGAACCGGATCGGCCGGTCGGTGATGTCGGGGCTGCACGGTATGTGGAGCGTGGGCGCGCTGCTCGGCTCGGCGGCCGGGACGCTCGCCGCCCACCTGCACGTGGACGCCCGGCTGCACCACGCCGGCGCCGCCCTGGTGCTGACGGCGCTCGCGGTCGCGGTGTGCCAGGGGGTGCCGGACGTCCGCAGCGAGCCCGACGAGACGCCGCCGCCGCGGTTCGCGCTGCCGCCGAGGTCCGCGCTGCTGATCGGCGCCGTCGGCTTCTGCGCGGTCTTCGCGGAGGGCGCGGCGATGGACTGGTCCGGCGTCTACCTGCGGGACGTGCTCGGCGGCTCGCACGGTGTCGCGGCCGCCTCCACCACGGCGTTCGCACTGACCATGGCGGTGGCGCGGCTCAGCGGCGACCGCGTCGTGGACCGGTTCGGACCGGTGGGGACGGTCCGTGTGGGCGGCGTGCTGGCCACCGCGGGCGGGGTCCTCGTGGTGGCCTCGACCGGCACGGTGGCGGCGCTGGCCGGGTTCGGGCTGATCGGCCTCGGCGTGGCCGTGGTGGTGCCGCTGGCCTTCGCGGCGGCGGCCCGCAGCGGCCCGCGCCCGGCGCAGGCCATCGCGGGCGTCGCCACCATCACGTACACCTCCGGGCTGATCGCGCCCTCGGCGATCGGCGGGGTGGCCGACCTCTCCTCGCTGGTGGTGTCGTTCGGGCTGGTGACGGTGCTCGCCTTCGGCCTGGTGGTGGGCGCGGGGGTGCTCCGGACCGGCCGTGGGGCTCCGGTGGCCGAGGGCGCGGTCAGCCCCGCAGCAGCGGACGCGCCGCGTTCCTGA
- a CDS encoding ROK family transcriptional regulator, whose protein sequence is MPASPRTARVINDRLALDHLLREGPLTAARLKELTGLSRPTVADLVERLTEAGLIRVVGESGADRRGPNARLYGLVAERAHLAALDVRTSGLALVVTDLLGTPLAEARLPIDGGLGTVPAVERAVGLLDTALAEARVEALHSVCVGAPGLVDPATGELRDSTGLPGWHRRLVRALQGHRSARVLVENETNLAAVAERRHGAAQDHDTFVLLWLGHGVGAAVVLDGVLRRGAGGGAGEIGFLPVPLTSSLPSATDCGGGFHSLAGASAVHDLARHHGLPVAGAREDADGRDEPVSATAVRAALEAGAAGELFLDALADRVALGVAAVAAVLDPGCVVLAGETGEAGGEALAARVGKRLATLSPLRTDVRATRLGGRAVLAGALLAAQEEAREAVFSPEAT, encoded by the coding sequence ATGCCCGCCTCACCGCGCACCGCCCGGGTCATCAACGACCGGCTCGCCCTGGACCATCTGCTGCGCGAGGGCCCGCTGACCGCGGCCCGCCTCAAGGAACTGACCGGCCTCTCCCGGCCGACCGTCGCGGATCTGGTCGAGCGCCTCACCGAGGCCGGGCTGATCCGGGTCGTGGGGGAGAGCGGCGCCGACCGGCGCGGGCCCAACGCCCGCCTCTACGGGCTGGTCGCCGAGCGCGCCCACCTCGCCGCCCTCGACGTACGGACCAGCGGCCTCGCCCTCGTCGTCACCGACCTCCTCGGCACCCCGCTCGCCGAAGCCCGGCTGCCCATCGACGGCGGCCTCGGGACGGTGCCCGCCGTGGAACGCGCGGTCGGCCTCCTCGACACAGCGCTCGCCGAGGCCCGCGTCGAGGCGCTGCACAGCGTCTGCGTCGGCGCGCCCGGCCTGGTCGACCCGGCCACCGGCGAACTGCGCGACTCCACCGGGCTGCCGGGCTGGCACCGGCGCCTGGTCCGCGCCCTCCAGGGCCACCGCTCCGCCCGCGTCCTGGTCGAGAACGAGACCAACCTCGCCGCCGTCGCCGAACGCCGCCACGGCGCGGCCCAGGACCACGACACCTTCGTGCTGCTCTGGCTCGGCCACGGCGTGGGCGCCGCCGTGGTCCTCGACGGGGTGCTGCGTCGCGGGGCCGGGGGAGGCGCGGGCGAGATCGGCTTCCTGCCCGTCCCGCTGACCTCCTCGCTGCCCAGCGCCACCGACTGCGGCGGTGGCTTCCACTCCCTGGCCGGAGCCTCGGCCGTGCACGACCTGGCCCGCCACCACGGTCTGCCCGTCGCCGGGGCGCGCGAGGACGCCGACGGCCGCGACGAGCCCGTCTCCGCGACAGCCGTCCGCGCCGCACTGGAGGCGGGCGCCGCCGGAGAGCTCTTCCTCGACGCCCTGGCCGACCGGGTCGCCCTCGGCGTCGCCGCCGTCGCCGCCGTACTGGACCCCGGCTGCGTCGTCCTCGCCGGGGAGACCGGCGAGGCCGGCGGGGAGGCCCTGGCCGCCCGTGTCGGCAAACGCCTCGCCACCCTCTCCCCGCTGCGCACCGACGTCCGGGCGACCCGTCTCGGCGGCAGGGCCGTCCTGGCCGGCGCCCTCCTGGCGGCCCAGGAGGAGGCGCGGGAGGCCGTCTTCTCGCCGGAGGCGACGTAG
- a CDS encoding SDR family oxidoreductase, producing the protein MTTMMVTGGTGTLGRPLVARLREEGQDVRVLSRRDPHHPVDLRKGQGLDAALAGVGTVVHVASSPMGGDDEAAGNLLSAARRAGVEHLVYISIVGVDQVPYPYYRVKHKVERMVEESGIGWTVLRATQFHDLVRSVLRALGRPPVMLLPKGLQDQPVAVEEVAGRLAGLALGSPAGRVPDMGGPEVRDLRSLAEAWVAASGKERRMVEVPLAGRTYGAFRSGKHLAPGGVRGSVTFEEFLSERGA; encoded by the coding sequence ATGACGACGATGATGGTCACGGGCGGGACGGGGACCCTGGGGCGGCCGCTGGTGGCGCGGCTGCGCGAGGAGGGGCAGGACGTACGGGTGCTGAGCCGGCGCGATCCGCACCATCCGGTCGACCTGCGCAAGGGGCAGGGCCTGGACGCGGCCCTGGCCGGGGTCGGGACGGTCGTGCACGTCGCCTCCTCCCCCATGGGCGGCGACGACGAGGCGGCGGGGAACCTGCTGTCCGCCGCGCGCCGGGCCGGTGTGGAGCACCTGGTGTACATCTCGATCGTGGGGGTGGACCAGGTGCCGTACCCGTACTACCGGGTCAAGCACAAGGTCGAGCGGATGGTCGAGGAGTCCGGCATCGGGTGGACCGTGCTGCGGGCCACCCAGTTCCACGACCTGGTGCGCTCCGTGCTGCGGGCACTGGGGCGGCCGCCGGTGATGCTGCTGCCCAAGGGGCTCCAGGACCAGCCCGTGGCCGTCGAGGAGGTGGCGGGACGCCTCGCCGGACTGGCGCTCGGGTCACCCGCGGGGCGGGTGCCCGACATGGGCGGCCCGGAGGTGCGCGACCTGCGGTCACTGGCCGAGGCATGGGTGGCCGCCTCCGGCAAGGAGCGGCGGATGGTGGAGGTGCCGTTGGCCGGGCGCACGTACGGGGCGTTCCGGTCGGGGAAGCACCTGGCCCCCGGCGGGGTGCGGGGCTCGGTCACCTTCGAGGAGTTCCTGTCGGAGCGGGGGGCCTGA